In Spirochaetota bacterium, the sequence GATGCAATTAAAACAACAGTATTAAAGATGGAGGAAGATGGCATAATAAAAGTAAGAAAAGAATGAAATATATGATATGGCAACAAAGTAATTGACAATATATAATTTTATTTTGTACATATTAAATATAAGAAAAATCATCAATTATGATTAGGAAAAGATTCTATGACGTAAAACTCAGATATATATTTTGTAGCTGACGATCAATTTTTTTAATAGAATCGATCATGCACAAGTGTACATGGTAATACTCTACAATGTGTCTAAAAAAACTTGAAGAGAGCATTGTTCTACTGGGAAATAAAAACTTTTCCAAAAATATTTATTTACATGAGAAACACAAAGACATAACACAAGTTTTAATATGCCCGGGATATTTGCTATCTAGAAATTTTGGGTGGTAGTTATTAAAAAAAATGTACAGTAAAATAGAGATACTGATAGATCTTAAGTTCTAAAGATTTTAAGTATGACTTTATTAGAATTATGAGTAATTATAATAGCCCACAATTATATCAAATAAAATTATACGCAAAGTGTAAATTCAGTTTGATGATTGAGAAATTGATATCACAATAGATGATAACATATGATTATACAATGTTATGCGAACATTTTATAATATGTAGTATATACACAATGTGACGTAAAAAAAGAAGTTAGTGGCAAGTGACACTTAAAAAAGAATTAATATGGGTGATTAATATGGGTAAAAGAGAACATAACACAAATTTAGCTGCTGAATTTTATGTATTATCAATACTATATAGGTTAGGAATTGATGCTCACTTAACATTGGGCAATAAAAAGTCTGTTGATATTGTTTTAGAAAATAAAAAAGAATTAATAACCATAGATGTTAAAGGATTGAAAGACACATCATGTTTCCCAATTGATAATTGGAACAAAAAGGATAAAAACCATTATTTAGTCTTTGTTTCTTTTCTAAAAAAAATTGAAGAACCCAATGTTGTACCAGATGTTTTTATTGTGCCTTCATTGGAATTAGAAAAAGGGCATAAAGAATTGGATGGGAAAACAATCATTTACAAAAATCCAAAGGGGAATAGAATGGTTGTTGAATATAGTAGATTAAAAAAGTTGGGCAACAAATATAAAAATAGGTGGGATTATTTTTTATAAATGTAAATACTGCCGTTAACAGTGGTTGTGCGCCATTGAAAAATTGCTTACCATTGAAACACTATATGATAACATTGACGCGATATCTTTTAGAGTGATAGCTATCTATTGCAATGTTGAGAATAATTTCTAAATTATATTTAATATATTTACCAGTCAAATTAATCACACGGTAATAATAGATCTTACCACTATACCGCAAGAAAAATATATTAAATTGTTGGATAATGCATGTTGTTTGTATGATGTAATTTTCAACAGGTGAGCTTTACACACTGCTGCTTTGTCTTTGTGCTGTACCAGCTCAAAATGACCCCATCTAAGAAAATCAAAAATTTGAATAAGGAGGAAAGCAGCAATGTAAAAGCATTTATAATACAACTGTGTTTAGTGTAACGGGTATGTTTAATTAACAAACAACAAAAAAAACAAAACAGGGACACTATATGACCCTCCAATAGTATTCTATATAGTTTATAGTTATGTTATGTACAGTGTATGCCATGAAATTTAATTTAAATTTTTTTGCCTATAATTTGAGCACAGTATTCATCTATTTTACAAGTAGGGAGGAGGGTGTAATATGAGCGATGACAAAGCTGAAGCGTTTGTAGGGTTACTGGTTGGGCTTCATATATATTTAATAGTAAGCGATATAATTGGCAAAACGTTATTTTTAATTATAGCCAATATAGCTACATGGGGATCGCTATTGTATTTTAGATTTAATAGGTTGCATAGATTGCATTTTTATAAGAAACAAATTTATTGGGGAACCAGTATTGATCAAGAATATGAAATTAATTTACAGCGGATACAAAAATTATATCATCAACAAATTGCATCAGCTGACATGGATGATACACAACCAAAAAAACGTAAATCTTGCTTACAATGTGCGTTATATTGAAAGATTGAGGGTTATTGTGAGTAAAAAAGATTATTATTCAATAGAGCATACAGTGTTAAACCCCAGGGTTACAGTAGGTAAATTGCATCGCAGATTGGTTTTGAAACATACAAAAGAAATACAAGATGATACACTTATGGAAAAACATTTAAAGGAATTTTATGGAGAAAACACATCTAAAAACATGTACTTCAGTAAAAATAAAATAAAAGCATACGCTACCTGTATTCATCTGCATGATAGCCTATACCGTGTATATTCACCCCCTGATGCAGGCCCGGCTGAATTTATAGCAGGCAACGTAAAATGTTATTTATATAATAGAGATGTTACGTATCCCATAGTGTTATTGCAACCGCATCGGGTTATGGTGTGTGGAGAAGAAAAAAGCCTTATAGTAGACGATGATGCTCATACCATAGACGGTAGAGGTACAACTGTGCTCATTTTTGGTTATCATACCATAACTATATGGTATTACGATGATAACAGGGTAATTGCAATTAAAAGAAACCAGCGTATAACGTATGGTGAATTGTTGAATGATGCTGGTGATATAATGATAATTGCAGATGGCAATATTTATTTTGGATTTAAAAAGATTAATAGGATACCCATAGGTAAAGATTTTATACAATATCATTCATTACAAAATGGCATAATGCTCACAACAACAGGTTTTATATATAGAAGAAAACATATTAATCTTGGAAAACCCCCACAAAAAGTAACATACACCAATCATACTGTTATTGTGTTAAGTGATGGACAACTGTATGAAATTTCAGGTAATGGCAATGATTTTACAATAACATACTATCCGTATCCATATTACATATACGATATTGCACAGGTTGAAAATACATTATATGCAGATGATAGTGAAGGGTTGGCAATCCTAGAGTTTGAAAGTAAGTGAGTAAGCGCATACATCTTTATGCTGCACGTAAAAAATTTTCTTGCATATATTTGCTATTTATAATCACATTGTATTGAATAAACCGGCTAAATAAATTGAATCAAAATTTTTATACAGGAGTAATACTATGACTATAATTACAGACGTGCATGCACGCGAAATTTTAGATTCACGGGGCAATCCTACAATAGAGGTTGATGTTGAGCTTTCATCGGGGATTGTTGGCAGGTTTGCAGTACCATCAGGAGCATCAACTGGCGAAAATGAAGCAATAGAACTACGAGATGGTGACAAATCCCGTTACAATGGCAAAGGTGTTTTGCAGGCAGTACAGAATGTAAATGAAATAATTTCAGGGGCTATCGTGGAAATGGACGCCATGCGTCAGATTGAGATAGATAAAACTTTGATTGATCTTGATGGCACTCCCAATAAGGCAAAATTGGGTGCTAATGCTATATTAGGTGTTTCAATGGCATGTGCAAAAGCAGTAGCAGAAACATTAGGAATGCCTTTGTATCAGTACATTGGTGGAGTAGGAGCGTGTGAGTTGCCGGTACCAATGATGAATATTTTAAATGGTGGCAAGCATGCTGACAACAATGTTGATATACAGGAATTTATGATAGTGCCCGTTGGTGCTGATAGCTTCAGAGAAGCGTTACGCATGGGAGTTGAAACATTCCATGCATTGAAGAAAGTCCTATCAAAGAAGGGCTATAACACTGCAGTGGGTGATGAAGGTGGGTTTGCACCCAATTTAAAATCCAATGCCGAAGCGTTTGAAGTAATACTGGAAGCAATAAAAGAAGCAGGATTTAAGGCAGGCGAGGATATCTATTTAGCCATAGATTCAGCTGCAAGTGAATTCTATAAAAATGGAAAATATATCATGGCAGCAGAAGCAAAACCTGAGAAGACATCTCAGGAGCTTGTTGCAATATATGAAAGCTGGATCAAGAGCTATCCTATAATATCCATTGAAGATGGAATGGCCGAAGGAGACTGGGACGGTTGGAAACTGTTGACCGATACATGCAAGGATAAAGTTCAGCTTGTTGCTGATGATATATTTGTTACTAATACTCAGATTATAAAGAAAGGAATTGAGAAGGGGATAGCTAATTCAGTATTGATTAAGCTTAATCAGATTGGAACATTGACCGAAACTATCGAAGCTATTGAAATGACAAAACGAGCAGGCTATACTGCAGTAGTATCGCACCGTTCTGGCGAAACAGAAGACCCTGCAATAGCCGATTTGGCTGTTGCCATGAACACAGGTTTTATTAAGACTGGCTCAGCATCACGTACTGATAGGCTTGCAAAGTACAATCAGCTGCTGAGGATTGAAGAGCAGTTAGGTGCTGCAGCCAAATTTAACGGGAAGAAGGTGTTTTATTCCATTGGTAAACCGTAACAATAAGTTTTTATTATTTATAATTGCCTTTATCCTCTTCAGTATATACTGCTTTGTATTCAGTGACAGTGGTATACTGGAGAGGATGAAGCTGCAAAAAGAAATTGAATATATACAGCTTACCATTATCCAGAAGCAGGCGGAAATTAAAAAATTCAAAGAATTGAACCGCGCAGACAGCCTTGATAATCTTTTGGTAAGAGAAAGTATTAACGCAGGTTATATCCCTCAAGGTGCAAAAGCATTTGAATTTAAGGATACTCGCTTTCATAACCAACAGGTACAATCGCTTATGCCAACAAGGAGTGAAAAGTTTGCACTGTACATTAAATATGGCAGGATATTGTGGCTGACTTTTTCTTTGTTGATTATTATTGGAATGTTGCTATACTATAAACACAAAAATCGATTATAATACTATACGCGTTGTATGATACCTCCAATGTACACTCTGACTCCCCGTGACCTGCAGGTCTTGCAGTGGCAGCTTAAAGGCACTACTGATGCAGTTGCTGGTGTGTTTGATAAGTGTAATTTTGGCTTCCCGCAGATAGTTCTTTTGTCGCCTAAAGTTGGCGATGTTGTCGATTATCAGTCATTGTCAAATATTTTATGGCTGACCTGCCCCTATTTAAATGATGAAATACATGAGCTTGAGAATAAAGGATATATTGCAAAAATTGAAAAATTTATCAATTCAGAGGAAGAATTAAAACGTGAAATGCTGAAAGCACATGCACATTTTTATTTTTTCAGGAAAAGTGTATATGAAAAATATTTACAAAAAGAAATTGAGGATGAATATATCAATATATTAAAACGAGGTATTGGAGGATTGCAGGAACCAGTACATATAAAATGCTTGCATTTGCATTACGCACACTATAGAATATGTGACAGTAATATAGCAGGAAGGATTGTGTATCATTTATTACAGCAGAAGGTAAATTGCGATGATGCAATTTGTAGAGTCTCCCTACAAAAATGATGATATCATAATCGTAAAAAAACTTAAAAAAGATGGCAGCTTAGATGCTGATATCATACATAAAGTTACTGAGATTTTACATAAAAATGGCATCGTTGTACTCCCGGTTGATTCACAGTATGAGATAGTTGGCATAGCAAATCCCACAGTAGAGAATAAATTAAGACATATCATAAAATCCAAATCCAAGAAATTTGTGCGCTTGATAGCTTCATTCAAAATGCTTGAATCACTTGCAACGGTGACCAAATTCCAATATGACTTTCTGCACAGAATATGGCCGGGTGAAGTGACAGCAATTGTGCCCAGAAAAGACAATGCAACACAGGAGATAGCTCTGCGCTTTCCAAAAACAAAATTTGTACAGGAAATCATTGAAGCAACTGGGCAGCCACTTTTTGCCACAAATGTTTTAAGAATGACCAAAGGATCAAATAAGCATACTGATATTATTCGCATGTTAGGAAAAAAAGTAGATGCCATTGTCATCATTGAAGAATTATGCAAGCGCCACCCCCGACCAACACTCATAAGTCTGTTTAATGGTAAGCTCAAAATATTGCGCGCTGGTAAAATTTCATCCGAAGAAATACAGTCATATTACTATCTTGGAAGCTGTGATGAGGAGATATAATTACCGGGGTTGATTCATATCAACATGTTTTAAATATATATAGCTATCGCCAAATAACCTAACTCTTCCATATAACGGTAACGAAGCGTTTGCTGATAATTGTGCTTTGCGTTTCAAGATATTGGTGCTAGCTCCTAATTTTCGGCCAATTGCATCATACATATAACCGTAGGTACCCTGTGCATACTGTACCACAAGCACCGTTGGTGAAGGCTTTTCATCCAGCCTAAGTGGGTCACGAAGTATGATGGGGTTGTTATGTAATATTGCCTGATAGTAGTTGTGCGACAGTTGCGTAACCTTTGAAAAATCACTTATATGCAGTAACTGATAGCTGTCAAAAAGAACAACAAACCACATAGTGTTGCGTTTGAATGTTATCCATTTGTAAGAACAGTTTTCTAGATCATCGTGTACAATTTTTTTTGTGTGCTGTTGCTCATCATATAAAGCCTTTTTTACAGCCATTTCTGGGAAGTGTGCAAGCTGTTCTTCCTGCAATGCAAGTATTTTAGAATGGATGTAGTACAATGCTGAAAGCTGTATTTCAGAGTTTGCTACTTGTTGGTATTTGTCAATTAATGATTTCAATTTAAGCAGATAACTGTATCCACCCAACGATGTAAAATGTGAATATACTTTTAACAAAAGATTAATCTGGTTTTCAAGCTGCACAAAGCAATCTTTGACACCGATGTGCTCCTTTTCCAGTTTTAAGATAAGCTGTTCAATTTTCTTGTTGATTTCATTAATATACTGTATGTTGTTTTCAAGGTATGTTCTGTATGCTAGTAGTTCATTTTGTGTGTTGTTATTATCCATACAGTATTACGTGTTTTTTGATTTCTTTTGCAGTTCTTCATACTTTTGTTTAAGCAACTGACCAAATGCTGAAGAACCCCTTGATGATTGTGAAGCCATAAATTGTTCATACGACAGCCGCTCTTCAATTTCCTGTGCCTTTTTTTCAGATGCAATGCATCGCCTGTCGTCTGCATTTACAGTAACCACTGCCACTTTAATAGTATTGCCAGCCTGATAGGATTTTGCTAATTCGGCATTTTTTTCAACTGCACAGTATTCACGAGGCACAAATGCGCGCATCTGGTTTGGTAGCACAACAACTAGACCCTTTGCAGTGATTTCTTCTATAGTTGCGTTGTGGACTGCATCGCGCAGTGAGTCATTTGCAGCAAGCCAGGGATTTTCTTCACCCGTGATTAACTCCAGAGCAATTTTTTTATTAGCATGGTCAATATCAATAATTTTAACCTGTACGCTATCGCCCTCATTACATACTTCATGTGGGTCATGAATTTTTTTCACATAGCTCATTCGTGAAACGGGTATAAAGCCTTCAAGGCCATTTGATAGCTCAACAAATGCACCACTTTTAATTATTTTGGCGATAGCTCCGGTATATATACCACCAACTTCAAATTTATTAACATAATCCCAAGGCTGGGGCAGTGTTTGTTTTATGCTCAATGTCATCTTTGCTTTGTTCCAATCTATATCGATAATCTTTGCTGTTATAGTTTGGCCTGTTTCAAATTGGTTGAGATTTGGTTTACGGCTATGCGACAGCTCACTTTTTGGCACAAAGGCATCCAGTGATTGTACCGATGCTAAAAGACCTGCATCAAGCACCTGAACAACGGTTGCCTGCACTATATCACCAACTTTCAACTGCAGTTTCAGCTTCTCAATAGTTTCTTCCTTGATTTTTTCAAGTAGTGACCTTCGGGAAAGGATGATGTTTTTTCCTTGCTGTTCATATCGCATGATAGCAAACTCAAAGCTTTTATTGAGGTAACTTTCGGTCTCCACAACTTTTGTATCAATCTGTGAAAGAGGACAAAAAGCCTGTATGCCGCCAATTGACACAATAAATCCTCCATTTGTTGTGTGCTTTACGGTACCAAATACAGGCAGTTGATTTCTGTATGCTGTGTGCAGCAATTCCGGTGAAACAATTCCCTTACCAATAGTAGATGTTAGTACTATTTCGCCGCGTTTTATGGCTGCAATATATGCGGTAATGGTATCGCCAACCTTGAGTGAGTGGTTGCCTTTGTCATCAATAAATTCTTTTATATCGATGACAGCTTCACTTTTAGATTGGATGTCTACAAATATGCTGTCGCCAGTTATAAGTATTACTTTTCCCTTAACAGAATCGCCCACTGCAAAGTTGTCAGATTTTATAAACGATTGTTCCAGTAACTGGGAAAAATTTTCTTCGTGAGAGTTTTCATTGGAATTTATGTGTGCCATGAAGTATCCCTATTGCATTATTTAATATCAGTAATGGATTGTACTCTATGCAATGAGCCAAAAATTGTCAATATTGTTTTTTCCTGTCATTCTATGAATGGTACAGAATATTCTTTCCCCCATACCGTCATTGAGGTCTTGACCCGGAATCTTGATTGCATTGAGATGCTGAAACAAGTTCAGCATGACCTACAGTGGTGTCATTGATGGCTTGCCCCGGGATCATACATCCCATACCGTCATTCCGGGCTTGCCCCGGAATCGTGTCTGCATTGAGATGCTGAAACAAGTTCAGCATGACGTATATGATAGTATCCCAATTAATTTTATTAACAAAATAAGGTAATGGTAACGATAATTAGATAAACAACGCACGGTATAACAAATTTTTGTTTAAATTTTCATTGTATGCTATACAATTGGTAGAAAATCTTCTTAAAATTTAATCGGAGGATATGAATGCGTAAACAGTATTTCATCGTGATTATTATGATTATAACAATGATAGTATCATCAGGTGTATTTTCTCAGGAAGCAAAGAAAGATTCACTGGAATCTGAAATGATTGTAAATGAAGGAAAACAGCTTGATCAGCAGATTCTTACATTTTGTAAAAGAATAGAGGACACAATAGCCAAATATAAATTAATGTCTATCAAGGATATCAGGTTACTGCCATTTCAGATATCATATTCACAGGGTAATGATTTTATCTATCTGGAAAAGCATTTTTTTGTTAAGGACGATCTGGTGCCCAATAAAATAAAGATAAAAAAATTAAAGTCCATTAAAATTTACACTAATGGGACAACGGTGAGCAAACTGGAATCAATCATAAGAGAAGAAAATTATTATGAAAATACAGTTTCAGAAGTAAAAATTGTTGATCCAACTCCTACTGCATTAGGCACTGATGATATTGTCTTTACCTATATTAGAGAAAACAAGGTGATATTAACTGATAAAAAGCTTTCGGAAGTAAAAAACTCAACAGCATTCCCAATACAGAATCAGCTTAAGCGAG encodes:
- the eno gene encoding phosphopyruvate hydratase; this translates as MTIITDVHAREILDSRGNPTIEVDVELSSGIVGRFAVPSGASTGENEAIELRDGDKSRYNGKGVLQAVQNVNEIISGAIVEMDAMRQIEIDKTLIDLDGTPNKAKLGANAILGVSMACAKAVAETLGMPLYQYIGGVGACELPVPMMNILNGGKHADNNVDIQEFMIVPVGADSFREALRMGVETFHALKKVLSKKGYNTAVGDEGGFAPNLKSNAEAFEVILEAIKEAGFKAGEDIYLAIDSAASEFYKNGKYIMAAEAKPEKTSQELVAIYESWIKSYPIISIEDGMAEGDWDGWKLLTDTCKDKVQLVADDIFVTNTQIIKKGIEKGIANSVLIKLNQIGTLTETIEAIEMTKRAGYTAVVSHRSGETEDPAIADLAVAMNTGFIKTGSASRTDRLAKYNQLLRIEEQLGAAAKFNGKKVFYSIGKP
- a CDS encoding DUF501 domain-containing protein, which produces MYTLTPRDLQVLQWQLKGTTDAVAGVFDKCNFGFPQIVLLSPKVGDVVDYQSLSNILWLTCPYLNDEIHELENKGYIAKIEKFINSEEELKREMLKAHAHFYFFRKSVYEKYLQKEIEDEYINILKRGIGGLQEPVHIKCLHLHYAHYRICDSNIAGRIVYHLLQQKVNCDDAICRVSLQK
- a CDS encoding Sua5/YciO/YrdC/YwlC family protein yields the protein MMQFVESPYKNDDIIIVKKLKKDGSLDADIIHKVTEILHKNGIVVLPVDSQYEIVGIANPTVENKLRHIIKSKSKKFVRLIASFKMLESLATVTKFQYDFLHRIWPGEVTAIVPRKDNATQEIALRFPKTKFVQEIIEATGQPLFATNVLRMTKGSNKHTDIIRMLGKKVDAIVIIEELCKRHPRPTLISLFNGKLKILRAGKISSEEIQSYYYLGSCDEEI
- a CDS encoding S1 RNA-binding domain-containing protein, giving the protein MAHINSNENSHEENFSQLLEQSFIKSDNFAVGDSVKGKVILITGDSIFVDIQSKSEAVIDIKEFIDDKGNHSLKVGDTITAYIAAIKRGEIVLTSTIGKGIVSPELLHTAYRNQLPVFGTVKHTTNGGFIVSIGGIQAFCPLSQIDTKVVETESYLNKSFEFAIMRYEQQGKNIILSRRSLLEKIKEETIEKLKLQLKVGDIVQATVVQVLDAGLLASVQSLDAFVPKSELSHSRKPNLNQFETGQTITAKIIDIDWNKAKMTLSIKQTLPQPWDYVNKFEVGGIYTGAIAKIIKSGAFVELSNGLEGFIPVSRMSYVKKIHDPHEVCNEGDSVQVKIIDIDHANKKIALELITGEENPWLAANDSLRDAVHNATIEEITAKGLVVVLPNQMRAFVPREYCAVEKNAELAKSYQAGNTIKVAVVTVNADDRRCIASEKKAQEIEERLSYEQFMASQSSRGSSAFGQLLKQKYEELQKKSKNT